In one Chloroflexota bacterium genomic region, the following are encoded:
- a CDS encoding LysR family transcriptional regulator — MSVRFPPPLLRNLQTFLVIVEEGGFSAAARRLGITQPSVSEQIRALEEHFGQPLFARPTRNARLSVAGQRVRDLGTRVILALETLERDLEALRAGTGGVLSIIASPVPGETVLPRLLPVFQARHPGSTIRMAIADTRTAIGRLLRNEVELAVIGGPFRHERCTVEVLGRNEFVPIAALGHPILALPDLTAARLAEEPLVLREEGSGARSAVLAAFEAAGVPSERVRVVGELGSTEAVLTAVSAGMGIGFVSAYALVGDHARHDLGVPRARDLAPGRDLVLVSDQAHALSAVATAFREFLLSEEARALVATMGRVLPELYGQ, encoded by the coding sequence ATGTCCGTCCGATTTCCGCCGCCCCTGCTCCGCAACTTGCAGACCTTCCTGGTCATCGTCGAGGAAGGCGGGTTTTCGGCTGCCGCCCGCCGGCTCGGGATCACGCAGCCGTCTGTCAGCGAGCAGATCCGCGCCCTTGAGGAGCACTTCGGGCAGCCGCTGTTCGCCCGCCCGACGCGCAACGCTCGCCTGAGCGTGGCCGGCCAGCGGGTCCGCGATCTCGGGACACGGGTGATCCTGGCGCTTGAGACCCTGGAGCGCGATCTCGAAGCGCTGCGGGCGGGGACTGGCGGCGTCCTGTCGATCATCGCCAGCCCGGTCCCCGGCGAGACCGTCTTGCCGCGCCTGCTGCCGGTCTTCCAGGCGCGGCACCCCGGCAGCACGATCCGCATGGCGATTGCCGACACCCGAACGGCCATCGGGCGGCTGCTGCGCAACGAGGTCGAGCTGGCTGTCATCGGCGGGCCGTTCCGCCACGAGCGCTGCACCGTCGAGGTGCTGGGGCGCAACGAGTTCGTGCCGATCGCCGCGCTCGGCCACCCGATCCTCGCGCTGCCGGATCTGACGGCCGCCCGGCTGGCCGAGGAGCCGCTTGTCCTCCGCGAGGAGGGCTCCGGCGCGCGCAGCGCCGTGCTGGCGGCCTTCGAGGCGGCTGGCGTGCCGTCAGAGCGCGTGCGGGTCGTCGGCGAGCTTGGCAGCACCGAGGCGGTGCTGACGGCGGTGAGTGCCGGCATGGGGATCGGGTTTGTGTCGGCCTACGCGCTGGTGGGGGACCACGCCCGCCACGATCTCGGGGTGCCGCGCGCCCGCGACCTCGCGCCGGGGCGCGATCTGGTGCTGGTGTCGGATCAGGCGCACGCCCTCAGCGCCGTCGCAACGGCGTTCCGCGAGTTCCTGCTCTCCGAGGAGGCG